From the Anguilla anguilla isolate fAngAng1 chromosome 6, fAngAng1.pri, whole genome shotgun sequence genome, one window contains:
- the LOC118230085 gene encoding myomegalin-like isoform X2, whose translation MKETCRICARELLGNQRRWIFHPASKLDLRALLSYALGHQLTRDGRGEFACSKCVFMLTRMYRFDTVIARVEALSIGQLWRLLLEKDRLRQCIRGLYRRSNSDEPGEAPEIRIDGKADNFIPPDANYSTLLQRDCAYCVYESWAELEDQTLECTPSLLCHHPCLLRVSAQHSRRCRRCTPLRVADSDYEAVCKVPRKVARSVSCGPARYSSSSPGSHCGEAPIAAATIPTGSPTPCPGSALESLDMGVDDSREAQCWDSPTEEHADLALAQRVARECAYRPVPRLPGSRLPILGKPGSPGTGERATMSNPHFGTSNVQGPYKFPSRVDPASDLELPDLEELWHDAHAEYLPFHFRQNLIEEQQAQLNQYECAAGQCVSELQKAQLQVQSLQAKIHESETNNEKLQEKLCEMESELRSIRQAAQCQERTIQGLSESVSTKDSEAEELYRVIEGQNDTLCKLREMAQCSQLQQLQALEMGQEAGQNPAFGAEFLALQNSLFSTQLELEGSQRARRQMERQAADHIRARDRLHADLQEALQSLEKTEKHNQEMRCALQQARCELQVNEGQVKEKEGERQMEVEEREKTIRQLRISLKDKERLLEEYSELMDHSRDPSESRDTLLDKLRKRIKERDKALECSIDDKFHCLEEKEEEVRQLQLTLRDKERDMDRLRCVLTNNEDTITSLDRMVQGKDLELEQVSEAYRKLQWLKQEAEERHGRSLQERDAIIGQLQNSLQMRTKEVEELTASLVSKVSADSSEVVEKLRLHLQLKEHLFKEVLSDRAQQAQEHSTEVQELLSTISARDQYIKESAGRLRQAIGERMGELQEVRSQLIAREREVRELNLERERQDREPHLELEHLQSQLREKEALIQNLVEGREEPMVITTQGETAQGSCDATTRRQEVEAVEEELKLVLKKEKEAQLEVSTLRSALTSQEEEVCSLSGQVEALTASIHAKEDLIKDMQRHLVEPSDLPLVEELTNELQALREDRAQQDSTSTDRQHLLDQLILEYGSLNAALRTEMKLYHSLTQTHGQGEGSWKTLQTELNSVQALRGQLEEVLARTRNAALAGEAAANPQPDFGELSTDEEGEEEEEEEEEEEEEEEEDGSSEFTDSIEEEDSKLTARTLATTMDSGVVCKQEDPRQGPEKRMLSQSAAVDGRGLAEWRVEVQQLLEQKRAVERELGELKAQLEKAGFASLSQMRTSLLNMQLENSELKKAAGHVTCRGWEQGVTGGLSSVSSGGVTTVTGKDNGIPGPEPTGAGEEAGPAQGKRGAPKVPLQDGQGKRRCTRPLSQDRGGLPSPCHTHPSLAQDEEPGRSRRGAWEQVEVGLRSELALSRQESRDLQERLMVSEATVQAQAEQLKDYRELLTETSVEQASKQVQVDLQDLGYETCGRSENEAEREDTSSPEFDDLEMCTSLSGQQVHGARWWGKGDPGTGQEDEDVEALRRHVRDLRAQLSRSTKAVRNLQARVRSLSATSDYASSLERPRKVNWSFQPSPAHSAAEEDEGWQSDGPGHAPEPRPNRALRELVSRVASLEAQLKSSKLEGKSVAEDPKSATWPGKYNTLIQAQARELSHLRQAMREGRGVCHILSQHLGDTTKAFEELLRANDIDYYMGQSFRQQLAQSIALAQRVGTKISGWDRSELPDDKMGHELLALRLSKELQQKDKIIESLHTKLQQHADTPSSGHALSESTDQSDRTSFVSDEQGSTNEDLELCSDMEGPSEYVPEERSARAGHMQITDSPPKNGTPSQHIAIPSPTTASHGVQSSASCPSTPHDPVKTQVQEGLYSGPVSSSLPVPLTRYCPDLTPFDPRSPLVGPGGFSLGDIHQELEILQKELGESFSVPHMKALSDLPPDAHSYPELSSYLPLSHQAFRQPQLTSTDRSATLKGDVDVLENSALWEAPHASLPVKAGTYGTISSGSSGYRSGTNYTGTDLIEEHLREIRGLRQQLEDSVRTNERLRQQLEDRLASVGRNSGAPTNIYIQGLESLSQLTNENRALKEEVLALQARLQASRDSCKEVEHLQEEVLMGRAQLKEVELEVEEWREEVRRLQAHGCQQGQEIQQLKQERQTSQEHNNRLHHEVNLLQQQLSESRRLLHSLQCELQVYDRMCRSGKNPYSGYGGELTYPGTPSSQELGELLVEVRGLRAQLERSVQENGALRAQLEQQLGGAVVVARGDRRPHTIPVSPQRDGVYKRQLFHDPAPSPPVRDTGLFNSASPYASLTGLEDPQLTANDALDPHADLEGEAPDGSFANKNGRHAVGHVDDFTALRQQVLEGKALVHKMKGALLDLDPSEVPDYGGVTDLLADAKTLQQILEEAASLLKMFWRAALPDSERLAQHVQKEQALQKEVHNLKLQVTKQDEVLQGTVERLRSTNRTKEGMERFIISQLSRTRDVLKKARSNLQKNEFKISSLSSSSSSTSPYPAKAEVLRGAGDQPPDWGIMSPRSRLPGGGATSQRPARKRGGQRLLQVATN comes from the exons ATGAAGGAGACGTGCAGGATCTGCGCCCGCGAGCTGCTGGGTAATCAGCGGCGCTGGATCTTCCACCCGGCCTCCAAGCTTGACCTGCGGGCACTGCTGTCCTACGCATTGGGCCACCAGCTGACCCGCGACGGCCGGGGCGAGTTTGCCTGCAGCAAGTGCGTGTTCATGCTGACCCGCATGTACCGCTTCGACACGGTCATCGCCCGCGTGGAGGCCCTGTCCATCGGCCAACTCTGGAGGCTGCTCCTGGAGAAGGACCGGCTGCGGCAGTGCATCAGGGGGCTGTACCGCCGAAGCAACAGCGACGAGCCAGGAGAGGCGCCCGAGATAAGGATTGACGGCAAGGCGGACAACTTCATCCCGCCTGATGCCAACTATAGCACCCTACTCCAGAGGGACTGTGCCTACTGCGTGTACGAGTCCTGGGCGGAACTGGAGGACCAGACGCTGGagtgcaccccctccctcctctgccaCCACCCGTGCCTTTTGCGGGTCTCTGCCCAGCACAGTAGGAGGTGCCGGAGGTGCACCCCCCTGCGTGTGGCCGACTCGGACTATGAGGCGGTGTGCAAGGTCCCCCGTAAGGTCGCCCGGAGCGTCTCCTGTGGGCCCGCCAGGTACTCATCCAGCAGCCCAGGAAGCCACTGCGGAGAGGCGCCCATCGCCGCGGCAACAATACCTACGGGCTCCCCAACACCTTGCCCCGGGTCAGCTTTGGAGTCCCTGGACATGGGCGTTGATGATTCCAGGGAGGCCCAGTGCTGGGACTCCCCAACTGAGGAGCATGCGGACCTGGCGTTGGCCCAACGTGTGGCCAGGGAGTGTGCCTACAGGCCTGTACCCCGCCTGCCAGGCAGCCGGCTGCCCATCCTCGGCAAACCGGGCTCCCCTGGCACTGGGGAAAGAGCAACCATGTCAAACCCACACTTTGGGACCTCCAACGTCCAGGGACCGTACAAATTCCCCTCTCGGGTGGATCCAGCTAGCGACCTGGAGCTGCCAGATCTGGAGGAGCTCTGGCATGATGCCCATGCGGAGTACCTGCCGTTCCACTTCCGGCAG AACCTGATTGAagagcagcaggcccagctgaaCCAGTATGAATGCGCGGCGGGCCAATGCGTCAGTGAGCTGCAGAAGGCCCAGCTGCAGGTGCAGTCCCTGCAGGCCAAGATCCATGAGAGTGAGACCAACAACGAG aagctgcAGGAGAAGCTGTGCGAGATGGAGTCAGAGCTGCGCTCCATCAGGCAGGCCGCGCAGTGTCAGGAGCGCACCATCCAGGGACTGAGCGAGTCCGTCTCCACCAAAGACAGCGAG GCGGAGGAGCTGTACCGTGTCATCGAGGGACAGAATGACACGCTGTGCAAACTGCGCGAGATGGCCCAgtgcagccagctgcagcagctgcag GCGTTGGAGATGGGGCAGGAGGCAGGGCAGAACCCGGCTTTTGGGGCAGAGTTCCTGGCTCTGCAGAACTCCCTCTTCTCCAcccagctggagctggagggcAGCCAGCGGGCCCGGCGGCAGATGGAGAGGCAGGCGGCTGACCACATCCGTGCTCGCGACCGCCTCCACGCCgacctgcaggaggcgctgcaAAGCCTGGAGAAAACGGAGAAGCACAACCAG gagATGCGCTGTGCTCTTCAGCAGGCTCGCTGTGAGCTGCAGGTAAACGAGGGGCAggtgaaagagaaggagggagagagacaaatggaggtggaggagagagagaagaccaTCAGACAGCTAAGAATCTCCCTGAAGGACAAAGAACGCCTGCTGGAG GAATATTCAGAACTCATGGACCATTCGCGAGACCCCAGTGAGTCCAGGGACACCCTTCTGGACAAGCTGAGGAAGCGCATCAAAGAAAGGGATAAAGCTCTGGAG tgCTCCATCGATGACAAGTTCCACTgtctggaggagaaggaggaggaggtgcggcaGCTACAGCTCACCCTCAGGGACAAGGAGAGAGACATGGACAGACTGCGCTGTGTCCTGACCAACAACGAGGATACCATCACT AGCCTGGACAGGATGGTGCAAGGAAAGGatctggagctggagcaggtgtCAGAGGCCTACAGGAAACTGCAGTggctgaaacaggaagcagaggagcGTCATGGGCGGAGCCTCCAAGAGCGGGACGCCATAATTGGCCAGCTGCAGAACTCTCTCCAGATGCGCACCAAGGAAGTTGAG gAGCTGACTGCATCGCTGGTCAGTAAGGTCTCAGCAGACTCCAGCGAGGTGGTGGAGAAGCTGAGGCTGCATCTCCAGCTGAAGGAGCATCTTTTCAAGGAGGTTCTGTCTGACCGGGCCCAGCAGGCCCAGGAGCACAGCACCGAGGTCCAGGAACTGCTCAGCACCATCAGCGCCAGAGACCAGTACATAAAG GAGTCAGCGGGTCGGCTCAGGCAAGCGATCGGCGAGCGGATGGGCGAGCTGCAGGAGGTGCGCAGTCAGCTGATCGCCcgggagagggaggtgagagagCTGAACCTTGAGAGGGAACGGCAGGACCGAGAGCCACACCTCGAGCTGGAACATCTGCAGAGCCAGCTGCGTGAGAAAGAGGCgctcatacag AACCTGGTGGAAGGCCGGGAGGAGCCCATGGTCATCACCACGCAAGGAGAGACAGCGCAGG GATCATGTGACGCCACCACCAGGAGGCAGGAGGTGGAGGCGgtagaggaggagctgaagctggtgttgaagaaggagaaggaggctCAG CTGGAAGTCTCCACCCTGCGCTCCGCCCTGaccagccaggaggaggaggtgtgctCCCTGTCCGGTCAGGTGGAGGCACTCACTGCAAGCATCCATGCCAAAGAGGATCTCATCAAG GACATGCAAAGGCATCTGGTGGAGCCCTCTGACTTGCCATTGGTAGAGGAGCTGACCAATGAGCTACAGGCACTCAGAGAGGACAGAGCTCAGCAAGACTCCACCAGCACTGACCGCCAG CATCTTCTGGACCAGCTCATACTGGAGTACGGCAGCCTGAACGCAGCCCTGAGGACCGAGATGAAGTTGTATCACAGCCTGACTCAGACACACGGCCAAGGAGAGGG GTCTTGGAAGACCCTGCAGACGGAGTTGAACAGCGTTCAGGCACTGAGAGGACAGCTCGAGGAGGTCCTAGCAAGGACCCGAAATGCCGCCCTGGCAGGGGAAGCAGCGGCGAACCCACAGCCCGATTTTGGAG AGCTCAGTACAGacgaggaaggggaggaggaggaagaggaggaggaggaggaggaggaggaggaagaagaagatggCAGCAGTGAATTCACAGACAGCATTGAGGAAGAAGACAGCAAACTGACAGCTCGAACCCTGGCCACTACAATG GATTCTGGGGTTGTCTGCAAGCAGGAGGACCCACGCCAAGGTCCGGAGAAGAGGATGCTATCCCAGAGTGCAGCAGTggatgggcggggcctggctgAGTGGCGGGTGGAggtgcagcagctgctggagcaGAAGAGGGCAGTGGAGCGGGAGCTGGGGGAGCTGAAGGCACAGCTGGAGAAGGCCGGCTTCGCCTCCCTGTCCCAGATGAG GACCTCACTCCTGAACATGCAGCTGGAGAACAGCGAGCTGAAAAAGGCAGCGGGTCATGTGACGTGCAGAGGGTGGGAGCAAGGTGTGACGGGTGGACTGAGCAGTGTCAGCAGTGGGGGTGTAACCACGGTGACGGGGAAGGACAACGGCATCCCGGGACCAGAGCCCACGGGGGCTGgtgaggaggcggggccggctCAGGGCAAACGTGGAGCCCCAAAAGTTCCGCTGCAGGACGGGCAGGGGAAGAGGAGGTGCACCCGGCCTCTGTCTCAGGACCGGGGGGGTCTGCCATCCCCTTGTCACACACATCCCTCACTTGCACAG GACGAGGAGCCTGGTAGGAGCAGGCGCGGGGCGtgggagcaggtggaggtggggctTCGGTCGGAGCTGGCTCTGAGCAGGCAGGAGAGCCGGGATCTGCAGGAGAGGCTGATGGTGTCAGAGGCCACAGTTCAGGCCCAGGCGGAGCAGCTGAAGGACTACAGAGAGCTTCTGA CTGAGACGTCAGTGGAGCAGGCCAGTAAGCAGGTTCAAGTGGACCTGCAGGATCTGGGATACGAGACCTGTGGCCGCAGTGAGAACGAGGCGGAGAGAGAAGACACCAGCAGCCCAG AGTTTGACGACCTGGAGATGTGCACCAGCCTGTCGGGGCAGCAGGTGCACGGGGCGCgatggtgggggaagggggaccCCGGCACGGGGCAGGAGGACGAGGACGTGGAGGCGCTCCGGAGACACGTCCGCGACCTGCGCGCCCAGCTCTCCCGCTCCACCAAGGCCGTGCGCAACCTGCAGGCGCGCGTGCGCTCGCTCTCCGCCACCAGCGACTACGCCTCCAGCCTGGAGCGCCCGCGCAAGGTCAACTGGAGCTTCCAGCCGTCGCCCGCCCACAGCGCCGCCGAAGAGGACGAGGGCTGGCAGTCGGACGGCCCGGGCCACGCCCCCGAACCGCGCCCCAACCGGGCCCTCAGGGAGCTGGTGTCCCGCGTGGCCTCTCTGGAGGCCCAGCTGAAGAGCTCCAAGCTGGAGGGCAAGAGCGTTGCAGAGGACCCCAAATCCGCCACCTGGCCAGG GAAGTACAACACGCTGATCCAGGCGCAGGCCCGCGAGCTGTCTCACCTGCGGCAGGCGATGCGGGAGGGCCGGGGCGTGTGCCACATCCTGTCCCAGCACCTGGGCGACACCACCAAGGCCTTCGAGGAGCTGCTGCGCGCCAACGACATCGACTACTACATGGGCCAGAGCTTCCGGCAGCAGCTGGCGCAGAGCATCGCGCTGGCACAGCGCGTTGGCACCAAGATCAGCGGAT GGGATCGCTCAGAACTCCCTGATGACAAAATGGGCCATGAGCTGCTTGCGCTGCG ACTGAGTAAGGAGCTCCAGCAGAAGGACAAGATCATCGAGTCCCTTCACACCAAGCTTCAGCAGCACGCAGATACGCCCTCCAGTGGTCACGCCCTGTCCGAATccactgaccaatcagacaGAACCTCCTTCGTGTCAGACGAGCAGGGCTCCACCAATGAGGACCTGGAGCTATGCTCAGACATGGAGGGCCCCAGCGAGTATGTGCCGGAGGAACGGAGTGCGCGAGCAGGGCACATGCAGATCACAG ATTCACCTCCCAAAAATGGCACTCCATCACAGCACATAGCTATCCCATCACCCACCACTGCATCTCACGGAGTTCAGTCATCTGCTAGCTGTCCCAGTACACCACATGACCCAGTGAAGACTCAGGTCCAAGAAG gCCTGTATTCTGGGCCCGTGTCCAGCTCTCTCCCCGTCCCCCTGACCCGCTACTGCCCTGACCTCACACCCTTTGACCCCCGCTCTCCCCTCGTGGGACCCGGGGGATTCTCCCTGGGCGACATTCACCAGGAGCTTGAGATACTGCAGAAAGAGCTGGGAGAAA GTTTCAGTGTGCCTCATATGAAGGCGCTCTCGGACTTACCCCCAGATGCCCACTCCTACCCTGAGCTCTCCAGCTACCTACCTCTATCCCATCAGGCCTTTCGCCAGCCCCAGCTCACCAGCACTGACAGGAGCGCCACCTTGAAGGGGGACGtggatgtgctggagaacagtgcattgtgggaagcgCCCCATGCCAGTCTGCCAGTGAAGGCTGGTACTTATGGCACAATCTCCTCTGGATCATCTGGCTATCGGTCTGGTACCAATTACACAG GTACTGACCTAATCGAGGAACACCTGAGGGAGATTCGGGGACTGCGGCAGCAGTTGGAGGACTCTGTTCGCACCAACGAGCGACTGAGACAGCAGCTGGAAGACAGGCTGGCCTCAGTGGGCCGAAACAGCG GAGCACCCACAAATATCTACATCCAAGGGCTGGAGTCTCTCAGCCAGCTGACCAATGAGAATCGAGCCCTGAAGGAGGAGGTTCTGGCTCTTCAGGCCCGGCTGCAGGCTAGCAGAG ATAGCTGCAAGGAGGTGGAGCACCTTCAGGAGGAGGTGCTGATGGGGCGGGCACAGCTGAAGGAGGTGGAGTtggaggtggaggagtggaGGGAGGAGGTCAGGAGGCTGCAGGCACATGGCTGCCAGCAGGGCCAGGAGATCcagcagctgaagcaggaaCGGCAGACCAGCCAGGAGCACAACAACCG gctcCACCATGAGGTgaacctgctgcagcagcagctatCGGAGAGCCGCAGGCTCCTGCACTCACTGCAGTGCGAGCTGCAGGTGTACGACCGCATGTGCAGGAGCGGCAAGAACCCCTACTCAG GGTACGGGGGTGAGCTGACGTACCCAGGGACACCGTCGTCCCAGGAGCTGGGGGAGCTGCTGGTGGAGGTCCGCGGCCTCCGGGCGCAGCTGGAGCGCAGCGTGCAGGAGAACGGCGCCCTGCGcgcgcagctggagcagcagctggGCGGGGCCGTCGTCGTCGCCCGCGGCGACCGTCGGCCCCACACCATCCCGGTCAGCCCCCAGCGGGACGGCGTCTACAAGAGGCAGCTGTTCCATG ACCCCGCGCCCTCTCCGCCTGTCAGAGACACAGGGCTGTTTAACAGTGCGTCCCCCTACGCCTCACTCACAGGCCTGGAGGACCCCCAACTCACTGCCAACG ACGCACTGGACCCACACGCGGACCTGGAAGGGGAGGCGCCGGACGGTTCCTTCGCCAACAAGAACGGGCGGCATGCCGTGGGGCACGTGGACGACTTCACCGCCCTCCGgcagcaggtcctggagggGAAGGCGCTGGTGCACAAGATGAAGGGGGCACTGCTGGATCTGGACCCCAGTGAG GTTCCGGACTACGGTGGCGTGACGGACCTCCTGGCCGATGCCAAGACCCTGCAGCAGATCCTGGAGGAGGCCGCCTCTCTCCTGAAGATGTTCTGGAGGGCGGCGCTGCCCGATAGCGAGAGGCTCGCCCAGCACGTCCAAAAG GAGCAGGCCCTGCAGAAGGAGGTGCACAACCTGAAGCTGCAGGTCACAAAGCAGGACGAGGTGCTGCAAGGCACTGTGGAGAGGCTCAGGAGCACCAACCGCACCAAGGAGGGCATGGAGCGCTTTATCATCAGCCAAC tgtcCAGGACACGTGACGTCCTGAAAAAAGCACGATCAAATCTGCAG AAGAATGAGTTCAAGATTTCCTCCTTAagttcctcttcttcctctacCTCCCCCTACCCTGCTAAAG